Proteins from a single region of Dictyostelium discoideum AX4 chromosome 5 chromosome, whole genome shotgun sequence:
- the adhfe1 gene encoding alcohol dehydrogenase iron-containing 1 produces the protein MTIIITKIADKIIKSNRVKNTLQDIHIHSSNCGCHGSFKSNSVMNQTFSSFSSLTTEKNEQQQQQLFKQFSNSKPIPMGRKVELDTSKVIDSVYFGNTENNNYRTNKGNTDYAFEASANNIRFGSGVTYEVGYDLLDMNCRNVIVFTDNNLLKLVDTDKESAVAKCLYSLEKCGIKYTIYSDVSIEPTDTSFKDAISVMGKGRYDGVVAVGGGSVMDTAKAANLYNSYPPADNDFLAYINPPIGKGLLVPGPLKRPLIAIPTTCGTASETTGVCILDIKLGDGLSAKTGIASRHLKPILGLVDPDNLLTLPSNVAISSGFDQLCHALESFTAIPFNQRSPRPLAPNQRPSYQGANPVSDVWSLRSLEMLCKNIHRFVLNPNDDYARSQMMLAASYAGLGFGNSGVHACHGMSYSISSMVKDYKPEGYYGLKKNLIPHGQSVILSAPAVFKFTAPSNPERHLLLAKIMGADISNASESDAGVLLSNQIVKLMKLLNVPNGLQALGYKESDIDSLVKGTLPQHRVTKLMPKQATYDDLYKLFKDSMTIY, from the coding sequence atgaccataataataactaaaaTAGcagataaaattattaaatcaaatcgTGTAAAAAATACCTTACAAGATATACATATTCATTCATCGAACTGTGGCTGTCATGgatcatttaaatcaaattcagtAATGAATCAaactttttcatcattttcatcattaacaACTGAAAAgaatgaacaacaacaacaacaactttttaaacaattttcaaattctaaACCAATTCCAATGGGTAGAAAAGTTGAATTAGATACAAGTAAAGTTATAGATAGTGTTTATTTTGGTAATacagaaaataataattatagaaCAAATAAAGGAAATACAGATTATGCATTTGAAGCAAGTGCAAATAACATAAGATTTGGTTCAGGTGTAACATATGAAGTTGGATATGACCTTTTGGATATGAATTGTAGAAATGTAATTGTTTTcactgataataatttattgaaGTTGGTAGATACTGATAAAGAAAGTGCAGTTGCAAAATGTTTATACTCTTTAGAAAAATGTGGAATAAAATATACTATATACAGTGACGTTTCAATTGAACCAACCGATACATCATTTAAAGATGCAATTTCAGTAATGGGTAAAGGTAGATACGATggtgttgttgctgttggtGGTGGATCAGTAATGGATACTGCCAAAGCTGCAAATCTTTATAATAGTTATCCACCTgctgataatgattttttagcATACATTAATCCACCAATTGGAAAAGGCTTACTTGTTCCAGGTCCATTAAAAAGACCATTGATTGCTATTCCCACCACATGTGGTACTGCTTCTGAAACAACCGGTGTTTGTATATTGGATATTAAATTGGGTGATGGTTTATCTGCAAAAACTGGTATTGCAAGTCGTCATTTAAAACCAATATTGGGTTTAGTAGATCCTGATAACTTGTTAACATTGCCATCCAATGTTGCAATTTCATCTGGTTTCGATCAATTGTGTCATGCATTAGAATCGTTTACTGCAATTCCATTCAATCAAAGATCACCACGTCCTCTTGCTCCAAATCAAAGACCATCGTATCAAGGCGCAAATCCAGTTTCTGATGTATGGTCATTAAGATCTTTGGAAATGCTTTGTAAGAATATTCATAGATTTGTATTGAATCCAAATGATGACTATGCTCGTTCTCAAATGATGTTGGCTGCTTCATATGCCGGACTTGGCTTTGGAAATTCAGGAGTTCATGCTTGCCATGGTATGAGTTATAGTATAAGTTCAATGGTTAAAGATTATAAACCTGAAGGTTATtatggtttaaaaaaaaatttaatccCTCATGGACAATCTGTTATTCTTTCAGCACCTGCAGTCTTTAAATTTACAGCTCCTTCTAATCCTGAACGTCATTTACTATTAGCAAAGATAATGGGTGCTGATATCTCAAATGCTTCTGAATCGGATGCAGGTGTATTATTATCCAATCAAATAGTAAAACTCATGAAGTTATTAAACGTCCCAAATGGTTTACAAGCATTGGGTTATAAAGAATCTGACATTGATAGTCTTGTAAAAGGAACACTTCCTCAACATAGAGTTACAAAATTAATGCCAAAGCAAGCTACATATGATGatctttataaattatttaaagattctatgacaatttattaa